A region from the Nocardioides plantarum genome encodes:
- a CDS encoding elongation factor G, producing the protein MTLPLPTLNLGIVAHVDAGKTSLTERLLYEAGAIDAPGSVDAGTTRTDSLDLERRRGITIRAAVTSFRWDADVDPLVVNLLDTPGHPDFIAEVERSLGVLDAAVLVLSSVEGVQPQTVVIWRALQRIGVPTVLFVNKVDRSGADVDRVVEQVRRRLTPYVVPLSRVQGAGTRAARVTEVPYDDESVVTAVAEADDGVLQRWATDRAQHPTQVADALRRGVRDGSLTPLLCGSAITGAGLPGLRAALASLLPRAETSTGALAGTVFAVDRDERGRRAWVRLWAGELRVRDRVAFGAGEPARLTEVAVSSPDGPDGLRAGVARAGQIAVVRGPAARIGDTTGRPPARRTHRFTPATLQALVEPEDPTRRTALYAGLTELADEDPLIDLRLDEVDGEAAVSLHGEVQKEVLAALLEERYDVRVRFLQTSVVCLERVVGTGTATEQILVADNPYLAGLGLRIEAATVGHGVGFSPGVERGNLPPAFVAATEEGVRAALRQGPHGWEVTDCVVTMTSSAYWPRQSRPHQRFDKSISTVAADFRHLAPVVVAAALAGARTRVCRPVDRFELDLPETAYAAVAGLLGRLGAVLLETATSGGYARLVGHLPSTAVPDVAARLPDLTGGEGVLVTGLDHHAPVAGVAPRRRRHGPDPLDRAAWFRDVPR; encoded by the coding sequence GTGACCCTGCCCCTGCCCACCCTCAACCTCGGGATCGTCGCGCACGTTGACGCCGGCAAGACGAGCCTGACCGAGCGCCTGCTCTACGAGGCCGGCGCGATCGACGCGCCCGGCAGCGTCGATGCCGGCACGACCCGCACCGACTCGCTCGACCTCGAGCGGCGCCGTGGCATCACGATCCGGGCCGCGGTGACGTCGTTCCGGTGGGACGCCGACGTCGACCCGCTCGTGGTCAACCTCCTCGACACCCCCGGCCACCCCGACTTCATCGCCGAGGTCGAGCGCTCGCTGGGCGTGCTCGACGCGGCCGTCCTCGTGCTGTCCTCGGTCGAGGGCGTGCAGCCGCAGACCGTGGTGATCTGGCGCGCCCTGCAGCGCATCGGCGTGCCGACCGTGCTGTTCGTCAACAAGGTCGACCGCTCCGGCGCCGACGTCGACCGGGTCGTCGAGCAGGTGCGCCGCCGCCTCACGCCGTACGTCGTCCCGCTGAGCCGCGTGCAGGGGGCCGGCACCCGTGCCGCCCGGGTGACCGAGGTGCCCTACGACGACGAGTCGGTCGTGACCGCCGTCGCCGAGGCCGACGACGGCGTGCTCCAGCGGTGGGCGACTGACCGGGCTCAGCACCCGACCCAGGTCGCGGACGCGCTGCGCCGTGGGGTCCGCGACGGCAGCCTGACGCCACTGCTGTGTGGATCGGCGATCACCGGCGCTGGCCTGCCGGGGCTGCGCGCCGCGCTCGCCTCCCTGCTCCCTCGGGCCGAGACGTCGACGGGCGCGCTCGCCGGGACCGTCTTCGCCGTCGACCGCGACGAGCGTGGACGGCGGGCCTGGGTGCGACTGTGGGCCGGCGAGCTGCGGGTGCGCGACCGGGTGGCCTTCGGCGCCGGCGAGCCCGCACGGCTGACCGAGGTCGCCGTCAGCTCCCCCGACGGCCCCGACGGCCTACGTGCGGGGGTGGCTCGGGCCGGGCAGATCGCCGTCGTGCGCGGGCCGGCGGCGCGGATCGGGGACACGACCGGGCGGCCGCCCGCACGGCGTACGCACCGGTTCACCCCGGCCACGCTGCAGGCCCTCGTCGAGCCCGAGGACCCCACCCGGCGCACGGCGCTCTACGCCGGGCTGACCGAGCTCGCCGACGAGGACCCCCTCATCGACCTGCGCCTCGACGAGGTCGACGGCGAGGCGGCCGTCAGCCTGCACGGCGAGGTGCAGAAGGAGGTGCTCGCCGCGCTCCTCGAGGAGCGGTACGACGTCCGCGTCCGGTTCCTGCAGACCTCGGTCGTCTGCCTCGAGCGCGTGGTGGGCACCGGCACGGCGACGGAGCAGATCCTGGTGGCCGACAACCCCTACCTCGCCGGGCTGGGGCTGCGCATCGAGGCGGCGACAGTGGGGCACGGCGTGGGCTTCTCCCCCGGCGTCGAGCGCGGCAACCTCCCGCCGGCCTTCGTGGCGGCCACCGAGGAGGGCGTCCGGGCAGCGCTGCGCCAGGGACCCCACGGCTGGGAGGTGACCGACTGCGTGGTGACGATGACGTCGTCGGCGTACTGGCCGCGGCAGAGCCGCCCGCACCAGAGGTTCGACAAGTCGATCTCGACGGTGGCCGCAGACTTCCGCCACCTCGCGCCGGTCGTGGTCGCGGCCGCGCTGGCCGGGGCTCGCACCCGGGTGTGTCGCCCGGTCGACCGGTTCGAGCTCGACCTGCCCGAGACGGCGTACGCCGCCGTGGCCGGGCTGCTGGGGCGCCTCGGCGCGGTGCTGCTCGAGACCGCGACGAGCGGTGGCTACGCGCGCCTGGTGGGCCACCTGCCGTCGACGGCGGTGCCGGACGTCGCCGCCCGGCTGCCCGACCTGACCGGCGGGGAGGGCGTCCTGGTGACCGGCCTGGACCACCACGCACCGGTCGCCGGGGTCGCCCCGCGCCGTCGGCGGCACGGGCCCGACCCGCTCGACCGGGCCGCGTGGTTCCGCGACGTGCCCCGGTGA
- a CDS encoding YjbQ family protein yields the protein MRSETRSYRTGGREVVLDLTSDAADVVAGGGDGILQVFVPHATCGIAIIETGAGSDDDLLAALGDLLPADDRWRHRHGSPGHGRSHVMPAIVPPHATVPVLGGRLALGTWQSICLVDLNVDNAVREVRFSLLG from the coding sequence ATGCGCAGCGAGACCCGCAGCTATCGCACCGGGGGCCGTGAGGTCGTCCTCGACCTGACGTCCGACGCGGCCGACGTCGTGGCCGGCGGCGGCGACGGGATCCTGCAGGTCTTCGTGCCGCACGCCACCTGCGGGATCGCGATCATCGAGACCGGTGCCGGCTCCGACGACGACCTGCTCGCCGCACTCGGCGACCTGCTGCCGGCCGACGACCGCTGGCGGCACCGCCACGGCAGCCCGGGCCACGGCCGTTCGCACGTGATGCCCGCGATCGTGCCGCCGCACGCGACGGTGCCGGTGCTCGGCGGGCGGCTCGCCCTCGGTACCTGGCAGAGCATCTGCCTGGTCGACCTCAACGTCGACAATGCTGTGCGCGAGGTCCGCTTCAGCCTCCTCGGCTGA
- a CDS encoding thiamine-binding protein — protein MIVAFSISPTSGDADGGVAEAVAAAVRVVRESGLPHETNAMFTNIEGEWDEVMDVVKRAVDVVAAVSPRVGLVLKADIRPGRTGEMTAKLDRLEAALADDQNGDG, from the coding sequence ATGATCGTCGCCTTCAGCATCAGCCCCACCAGCGGGGACGCCGACGGGGGAGTGGCCGAGGCCGTCGCCGCCGCGGTGCGCGTGGTCCGCGAGTCGGGCCTGCCCCACGAGACCAACGCGATGTTCACCAACATCGAGGGCGAGTGGGACGAGGTGATGGACGTCGTCAAGCGCGCCGTCGACGTCGTCGCCGCGGTCTCGCCGCGGGTCGGGCTCGTGCTCAAGGCCGACATCCGTCCGGGCCGCACCGGCGAGATGACCGCCAAGCTCGACCGGCTCGAGGCGGCCCTGGCCGACGACCAGAACGGCGACGGGTGA
- a CDS encoding DUF3105 domain-containing protein, whose amino-acid sequence MNRALVGLIGVLAVAIVAVAVVLLVRDDEERPEADIVGLQRFSDLGNAHVETAVDYEQSPPVGGDHVGAWLDCGVYTDPVADELAVHNLEHGGIWLAYDATALDESQVAALAEQVPDNGIMTPYDGLESPVVVSSWERQVALDGPDDPRLVTFVDTYENNPIAPESGLVTCTGGVGAADAASVAEQLGL is encoded by the coding sequence GTGAACCGCGCGCTGGTCGGTCTGATCGGCGTGCTCGCGGTGGCCATCGTGGCCGTCGCGGTGGTGCTGCTGGTGCGCGACGACGAGGAGAGGCCCGAGGCCGACATCGTGGGCCTGCAGCGGTTCTCCGACCTCGGCAACGCCCACGTCGAGACCGCCGTCGACTACGAGCAGTCGCCCCCGGTGGGCGGTGACCACGTCGGCGCCTGGCTCGACTGCGGCGTCTACACCGACCCGGTCGCCGACGAGCTCGCCGTGCACAACCTCGAGCACGGCGGCATCTGGCTCGCCTACGACGCGACCGCCCTCGACGAGTCCCAGGTCGCCGCGCTGGCCGAGCAGGTGCCCGACAACGGCATCATGACGCCGTACGACGGTCTCGAGAGCCCCGTGGTCGTGTCGTCGTGGGAGCGGCAGGTCGCACTCGACGGGCCTGACGACCCGCGCCTGGTGACGTTCGTCGACACCTACGAGAACAACCCGATCGCCCCCGAGTCCGGCCTGGTCACCTGCACGGGCGGGGTCGGCGCGGCCGACGCCGCCTCGGTCGCCGAGCAGCTCGGCCTGTGA